A segment of the Actinomycetes bacterium genome:
GCCGTGCCCACGGTCGCCAGGCCGCGCGCGACGTCGCGCTCGGCTCGCCAGACCGGGTTGGGGACGGCACGCGAGTACGCCGTGCCGCAGGCGCGGTTGTCCCCGCCGGTGGCGAGCAGGCAGCGCCCGCTGTCGGTCGCGAGCTCGGGGGTGTCGCGTAGCACGACGATACGGTCAGCGGAAGGGCCGAGGGCGGCGACGGTCCGGCGTACCCCGGCTGCCCACTCGTGCGCGACGGCGGCACTGCCCCGGATCGCGACGTGGGTGCGTCGGTCGACGAGGGCCGCGTGCGCCGACCCGGTGACCACGAGGACATCGATGCGCGGGAGTCGCTTCAGGAGGGCGTAGACGTTGCGCCGCCAGGCGTCGCACGCCCGACCATGGGAGCCGATCCGTACCGACACCACAGGCCCGGGGCACGCCGACTTCGTCGCGTACACGAGGCGCACGTGCAGGGCGCGGGTGGCTCGCTCGAAGGCCGGGAACCACTGCGCCGCGTGCGAGTCCCCGACGAGGACCACGGTCCGCTTGGCGGAGGTGTCGCCGAAGACGCACAGGTGGGCGCGGCTCGCGCTGATCGAGCGCACGTGGCAGCCGTCGC
Coding sequences within it:
- a CDS encoding SGNH hydrolase domain-containing protein, producing the protein MRRLVLALIPVAVVLSAVPTASAADQLRPVRSGSASLPAGVPDPARDPIRVSLSKVRPAVSRASSDSPVVYRDGCHVRSISASRAHLCVFGDTSAKRTVVLVGDSHAAQWFPAFERATRALHVRLVYATKSACPGPVVSVRIGSHGRACDAWRRNVYALLKRLPRIDVLVVTGSAHAALVDRRTHVAIRGSAAVAHEWAAGVRRTVAALGPSADRIVVLRDTPELATDSGRCLLATGGDNRACGTAYSRAVPNPVWRAERDVARGLATVGTADFSAAFCTSTRCRPVTRTGILRWRNRGHMSATFAPLLAPLVRRMLAAALSGRLTD